One Desulfomonile tiedjei genomic window carries:
- a CDS encoding NAD(P)H-dependent oxidoreductase, producing the protein MKNESLAKERALPNPTKAQQILLYSAPFPPLAFFKIWASVGRDPGSLLAAAGAMLIYCVIVLVLASRWDKPTYFDWAVSAYFLVITASLALWPGTAGAILTEYAVTGIYLCMFSVAFFPLILGFEPFTYHYAKKTAPQMVWGTPIFANINRIMTLVWAGIFAVCVVLSLYPSVVTRALIPITVILAVGMPFNIRFPDYYLKRMGLPGLAGMRKLAQSSSGGAAIVSGTGAVSNAIRAGVELPAAKPAPAGTSRDKESSNFTQRQEEAPMKVIALNSSPRGDGTSKTGIMLDALVKGMSDAGAEVETVQLRHKKVKNCIGCFTCWTKTPGVCIHKDDMANELFPKWLAADLVIYATPLYHYTVNATMKAFIERTLPVVEPFFQRSNDKTSHPLRQTPPRSVVLSVAGFPEASVFAQLSSYVTFLFREGLVAEIYRPAAEMLTLPGVAETAGQVLEATMQAGKELVASTKISQATMERIAQPIVTDFDSFAKMGNAFWKTCIQEGLTPAEFNQKGLTPRPDSLETFMVIMPSGFNPEGAGDTRAVIQFNFSGSVDGVCYFKIEDGKIEAKAGPAEKPDLTIDSPFDVWMDIMTGKADGQQMFMQQKYKTSGDLMLLMRLKDLFGKAKK; encoded by the coding sequence ATGAAGAATGAATCTCTTGCAAAGGAAAGAGCACTGCCAAACCCAACCAAGGCACAACAGATCCTTCTTTACAGCGCCCCTTTTCCGCCTCTGGCGTTCTTCAAGATCTGGGCCTCTGTGGGGAGGGATCCGGGCAGCTTATTGGCAGCAGCCGGCGCCATGCTCATCTATTGCGTCATCGTCTTGGTGCTGGCGAGTCGCTGGGACAAGCCGACCTACTTTGACTGGGCCGTTTCCGCGTATTTCCTTGTGATTACCGCATCTCTCGCTTTGTGGCCCGGAACAGCCGGAGCTATCCTGACCGAGTACGCAGTAACCGGGATCTACCTCTGCATGTTTTCCGTGGCTTTCTTCCCTCTCATCCTCGGTTTCGAGCCGTTCACATATCATTATGCCAAGAAAACCGCGCCCCAGATGGTTTGGGGCACCCCAATCTTCGCTAACATTAATCGGATCATGACCCTTGTCTGGGCAGGGATCTTTGCGGTTTGCGTCGTCCTGAGCCTTTATCCGTCCGTGGTGACACGCGCCTTGATTCCCATCACCGTGATTCTCGCCGTTGGTATGCCGTTCAACATCCGGTTCCCGGACTATTACCTCAAACGCATGGGTTTGCCGGGCCTGGCCGGGATGCGAAAACTTGCCCAGTCCTCTTCGGGCGGCGCAGCAATCGTTTCGGGCACAGGTGCCGTTTCAAACGCGATACGTGCCGGAGTTGAACTCCCCGCGGCTAAACCAGCGCCTGCCGGCACATCAAGAGATAAGGAATCGTCGAATTTTACACAACGTCAAGAGGAGGCTCCTATGAAAGTCATTGCTCTTAACTCCAGCCCGAGAGGCGACGGGACCAGTAAGACAGGGATTATGCTGGACGCCCTGGTCAAAGGGATGAGCGACGCGGGCGCGGAGGTGGAAACCGTCCAGCTGCGTCACAAGAAGGTCAAAAATTGCATTGGTTGCTTCACGTGTTGGACCAAAACCCCAGGAGTTTGCATCCATAAAGACGATATGGCCAATGAGCTGTTCCCCAAGTGGCTCGCCGCGGACCTCGTCATCTACGCCACACCTTTGTATCATTACACCGTAAACGCGACCATGAAGGCTTTCATCGAACGAACCCTGCCCGTTGTGGAGCCATTTTTTCAGCGAAGCAACGACAAGACCTCCCATCCGCTACGCCAAACGCCTCCTCGATCTGTCGTCCTGTCCGTGGCTGGTTTTCCGGAAGCGTCGGTCTTTGCACAACTGTCTTCTTACGTGACCTTCCTATTCCGTGAAGGGCTCGTGGCCGAGATCTACCGGCCCGCGGCCGAAATGCTGACCTTGCCGGGAGTGGCTGAGACGGCAGGACAAGTCCTCGAAGCTACGATGCAAGCCGGCAAGGAACTGGTTGCATCCACGAAGATCTCTCAGGCGACAATGGAACGGATCGCCCAGCCAATCGTGACCGACTTTGACTCGTTTGCAAAGATGGGGAATGCATTCTGGAAAACCTGTATCCAGGAAGGATTGACTCCCGCGGAATTCAATCAGAAAGGTTTGACGCCGCGTCCGGATTCTCTAGAGACCTTCATGGTCATTATGCCGAGCGGATTTAATCCTGAAGGCGCGGGCGACACCAGGGCCGTCATCCAATTCAACTTTTCCGGCTCGGTTGACGGGGTCTGTTACTTTAAGATCGAGGACGGGAAGATAGAGGCCAAAGCGGGACCCGCAGAGAAACCGGATTTGACCATCGACTCTCCCTTTGATGTCTGGATGGACATCATGACCGGCAAAGCCGACGGACAGCAGATGTTCATGCAACAGAAGTACAAGACCTCCGGCGATTTGATGCTCCTTATGCGGTTGAAAGACCTTTTCGGGAAAGCAAAGAAATAA
- a CDS encoding NAD(P)/FAD-dependent oxidoreductase — protein MSLFNFSMINRRVFLRASALWATAAALHVPVVTPASAQRPKEGEYDAIVIGAGLGGLTFAGYMAKQGFKVLVLEHHDVPGGYATTFTRDRGRFTFDVSLHQTALGGAGKAILTDLGVLDKVRFYRASELFRVLGTGVDVTCPGGDPKAFEQVLLEKFPQEKKGIQGFMADATGVSEETEKLFEEGELTTLKKALFPLRFPRLWAARKKTLADYLNEYTTNPSLKSVMSVLCGYYGLPPSKLSGFLYMTATGGYFRYGGSYPAGGSQAISNAITELIESKGGQVRLGTRVAQVLTKDGRAMGVKTSGGESLTAKAVAANCSIVSLFSDMLPGAPVPSDYLQRLRALKPSVSSFQVWLGLNKDITDTVKDSHVFLQAEQDPEKAHQYCLEARADKSNIGVCIYNNIAKELSPPGTTTLSITFITGYEPWKRFEQDYFAGKKTEYNARKKEITETLIRRVEEQLIPGLRTMIAVQESATPLTNVRYTLNTAGAIYGLEQSMDNSFMTRILNRTPIKGLYLSSAWGDPGGGYTGVLIGGKRAFGMLMEDWA, from the coding sequence ATGTCTCTGTTTAACTTCAGTATGATCAACAGGAGGGTTTTCCTCCGGGCCTCCGCATTGTGGGCCACCGCTGCGGCGCTTCACGTGCCTGTGGTAACCCCTGCCTCTGCTCAACGTCCCAAGGAAGGCGAATACGACGCCATCGTCATCGGCGCGGGTCTGGGAGGGCTGACCTTTGCCGGATACATGGCAAAACAGGGTTTCAAGGTCCTTGTGCTGGAGCACCATGACGTTCCAGGGGGATACGCCACCACCTTCACCCGCGATCGGGGCCGTTTCACATTCGATGTCTCACTACACCAGACCGCGCTGGGAGGCGCAGGGAAGGCAATCCTGACCGACCTGGGGGTCCTCGATAAGGTTCGCTTCTACAGAGCGAGTGAACTTTTTAGGGTCCTTGGCACAGGGGTGGACGTCACCTGTCCCGGAGGTGATCCGAAGGCTTTTGAGCAGGTCCTCTTGGAGAAATTTCCACAAGAAAAGAAGGGCATACAGGGTTTCATGGCTGACGCGACGGGAGTGAGCGAGGAAACTGAGAAGCTCTTTGAGGAAGGCGAGTTGACCACGCTCAAGAAGGCCTTGTTCCCGTTACGCTTCCCGCGATTGTGGGCGGCGAGAAAGAAGACCCTGGCCGATTACCTGAATGAATATACAACCAACCCGTCGTTGAAATCCGTGATGTCAGTCCTCTGCGGATACTACGGCCTTCCTCCGAGCAAACTTTCAGGCTTCCTTTACATGACCGCAACCGGAGGCTATTTCCGGTACGGCGGTTCTTATCCTGCCGGGGGTTCCCAGGCCATCAGCAACGCGATCACTGAACTGATCGAGTCCAAGGGCGGCCAGGTTCGATTGGGCACAAGGGTCGCGCAGGTGCTCACCAAGGACGGCCGGGCAATGGGAGTGAAGACGTCCGGAGGCGAGTCTCTGACGGCCAAGGCTGTGGCTGCCAACTGCAGCATCGTCAGCCTCTTTTCGGATATGCTTCCCGGGGCGCCCGTGCCTTCGGACTACCTGCAGAGGCTGCGTGCGCTCAAACCAAGCGTTTCGTCCTTTCAGGTGTGGCTTGGGTTGAATAAAGACATTACCGACACGGTCAAGGATTCCCACGTCTTCCTGCAGGCCGAACAAGATCCTGAAAAAGCCCATCAGTATTGTCTCGAAGCTCGGGCCGACAAGAGCAATATCGGGGTATGCATTTATAACAACATCGCCAAAGAACTCTCGCCGCCCGGAACCACTACCCTGTCCATAACCTTCATTACCGGGTACGAGCCCTGGAAGCGATTCGAGCAGGATTATTTCGCCGGCAAGAAGACGGAATACAACGCGAGAAAGAAGGAAATTACCGAGACCCTGATTCGACGCGTTGAAGAGCAACTGATTCCCGGCCTTAGAACCATGATCGCGGTGCAGGAATCAGCCACGCCCCTGACGAACGTCCGTTACACCTTGAACACGGCCGGCGCGATATACGGCTTGGAACAGAGTATGGATAATTCCTTCATGACGCGTATTCTCAATCGAACGCCCATAAAAGGACTCTACCTCTCCAGCGCGTGGGGCGATCCCGGAGGAGGGTACACGGGCGTGCTTATCGGAGGAAAGAGGGCTTTCGGAATGCTCATGGAGGACTGGGCGTGA
- a CDS encoding helix-turn-helix transcriptional regulator, with product MDVQSVILGFLMRKSMTGYDLKKAFSISFSFFSGLSYGSIYPALKKMESRGLISKRMEIQDGAPNRKVYSITEDGKEVLLESLRSPFAFEQPKNIFLMKLFFFAHLSPEERKTIAGNYLNSIEQFHRQLESVGPEVKERADRFQYLCFEFGLRFFRDLARNLSEVVQALENDESQNEQ from the coding sequence ATGGATGTCCAGTCTGTAATTCTCGGATTCCTCATGCGAAAAAGCATGACAGGGTATGACCTTAAAAAGGCCTTCTCTATCTCCTTCTCGTTCTTCTCAGGCCTGAGCTATGGATCCATCTATCCCGCTCTGAAGAAGATGGAAAGCCGCGGGTTGATCTCCAAACGGATGGAGATCCAGGACGGCGCGCCAAACCGCAAGGTCTACTCCATAACGGAGGACGGAAAGGAAGTCTTACTGGAATCCTTGCGATCACCCTTTGCCTTTGAACAGCCCAAAAACATTTTTCTCATGAAGCTGTTCTTTTTCGCCCACCTCTCTCCGGAAGAGCGCAAGACCATTGCCGGTAACTACCTGAATTCCATCGAACAATTTCACCGGCAGTTGGAGTCGGTCGGTCCTGAAGTCAAAGAGCGAGCCGACCGTTTTCAGTACCTGTGCTTTGAGTTTGGCCTTCGCTTTTTCCGGGACCTGGCCCGCAACCTAAGCGAGGTGGTCCAGGCGTTGGAGAACGATGAGTCTCAAAATGAGCAATGA
- a CDS encoding glycine--tRNA ligase subunit beta, giving the protein MKGEFLLEIGTEEIPAGFIPPALQAFSDLFTAVLENARVGHGQVRTYATPRRMILHAIDVDSVQATREIEKTGPAVTAAYDAQGNPTKAAIGFARSQGVDVSELVVVSGAKGDQVAVRKTETGQPTGEALAAIIPGLLEKIPFPKTMRWMDLDARFARPVHWIVALFDGKVIPFTFGSVASGDRSRGHRFTHAEPFPVKSLKDLQESLQARDVTIDPVQRRELIERRTKELAAGEKLQVFEDTELLDEVTHIVESPHPIMGRFSSDFLELPASILITCMKKHQRYFSVQDDAGRITNRFIAVNNTPVKDPAVSVKGHQRVLKARLEDARFYFREDRKIPLMDRLQALEGVVFHSKLGTAHEKVERFTYLAKKLAERLAPEKTADVERAALLCKCDLETGIVYEFPELQGIIGSYYAKMDGETEEVSTAIREHYLPAYAGDNLPQGILGSLVSVADRMDTIAGCFSVGLIPTGAADPYALRRHALAVIQILIQLDKALDLSWLVRLAVSLLAQKRTRDEDQVVADVTEFIRTRFVNFHTSRDFPLDVVEAAVRARFDDIVDARRRVDALNEWKQRSDFDAIMIGFKRVVNILKDTEPTAFAPELLEEEAEKALFTAFQDVTARSEPLILEGNYAQALEIIAELKSPIDTLFDKVMVMVEDEKLRNNRLGMLRQIADFFAQIADFSFIGSTAQGK; this is encoded by the coding sequence ATGAAAGGCGAGTTTCTTCTCGAAATAGGGACTGAAGAGATCCCGGCAGGCTTTATACCTCCCGCGCTCCAAGCATTTTCAGATCTTTTCACCGCGGTGCTGGAAAATGCACGCGTAGGCCACGGCCAGGTAAGAACTTACGCCACACCCAGGCGAATGATATTGCACGCCATTGATGTTGATTCGGTTCAGGCCACGAGAGAAATTGAAAAGACGGGTCCTGCTGTCACCGCGGCTTATGACGCTCAGGGTAATCCCACCAAAGCCGCGATCGGGTTTGCTCGCAGCCAAGGGGTTGATGTTTCGGAATTGGTCGTTGTTTCGGGTGCCAAAGGAGATCAGGTCGCGGTTCGTAAGACCGAAACCGGACAGCCCACGGGAGAGGCGCTGGCAGCCATCATTCCCGGACTGCTGGAAAAGATTCCGTTTCCGAAGACCATGCGCTGGATGGACCTGGACGCCAGATTCGCCAGGCCGGTTCATTGGATTGTGGCCCTCTTCGACGGCAAAGTGATCCCTTTCACGTTCGGCAGTGTGGCCAGCGGAGATCGGAGCCGCGGTCATCGGTTTACCCATGCAGAGCCGTTTCCCGTTAAATCGCTGAAAGACCTACAGGAGTCCTTGCAGGCCCGTGATGTCACCATCGATCCGGTTCAGCGTCGCGAGCTAATTGAGCGGCGTACAAAGGAACTTGCCGCGGGCGAGAAACTCCAGGTCTTTGAAGACACGGAACTGCTCGATGAAGTGACACACATTGTTGAGAGCCCTCATCCTATAATGGGCCGATTCTCATCGGACTTTCTCGAACTCCCCGCGTCCATCCTGATAACTTGCATGAAAAAGCACCAGCGGTATTTCTCCGTCCAAGACGATGCAGGGAGAATTACCAACCGTTTCATCGCGGTAAACAACACTCCCGTGAAGGACCCGGCTGTGTCCGTGAAGGGGCATCAAAGGGTCCTGAAGGCCCGTTTGGAAGATGCCCGCTTTTATTTCCGGGAAGACCGGAAGATCCCGTTGATGGATCGTCTTCAGGCCCTGGAGGGGGTGGTTTTTCATTCCAAATTGGGCACAGCTCACGAGAAAGTGGAACGCTTCACCTACCTGGCCAAAAAACTGGCTGAGCGCCTCGCTCCTGAAAAAACAGCCGATGTCGAGAGGGCCGCGCTATTGTGCAAATGCGACCTCGAGACCGGTATCGTCTATGAATTCCCCGAACTGCAAGGCATAATCGGCAGTTATTACGCCAAGATGGATGGTGAAACGGAGGAAGTCTCGACCGCCATCAGAGAGCACTATCTCCCGGCATACGCAGGGGACAATCTTCCCCAGGGAATTCTAGGCTCCCTGGTTTCTGTTGCCGATCGCATGGACACCATCGCAGGGTGCTTCAGCGTCGGACTGATACCAACGGGCGCCGCGGACCCCTATGCCCTGCGCCGCCACGCTCTTGCCGTCATCCAGATCCTGATTCAACTGGATAAGGCGCTTGATTTGAGCTGGCTGGTACGATTGGCAGTGTCGCTGCTCGCCCAGAAGCGGACCCGCGACGAAGACCAGGTCGTCGCGGACGTGACCGAGTTCATTCGGACCCGATTCGTCAATTTCCACACCTCGCGCGATTTTCCGCTTGATGTGGTCGAAGCCGCGGTGAGGGCCCGGTTCGATGACATCGTGGACGCGCGACGAAGGGTGGACGCGCTCAATGAATGGAAGCAGAGGTCGGACTTCGACGCGATTATGATCGGATTCAAGCGGGTGGTGAACATTCTCAAGGATACCGAGCCCACCGCATTCGCTCCCGAGTTGCTCGAAGAAGAAGCAGAGAAAGCGCTTTTCACGGCATTCCAGGATGTAACCGCAAGGTCCGAACCGCTCATTCTCGAAGGTAATTACGCACAGGCCCTGGAGATAATTGCCGAACTCAAGTCACCCATCGACACCCTCTTCGACAAAGTAATGGTAATGGTGGAAGACGAAAAATTGCGCAACAATCGACTGGGAATGCTCCGACAAATCGCGGACTTCTTCGCCCAAATTGCAGACTTCTCGTTCATTGGGTCCACAGCCCAGGGAAAGTAG
- the glyQ gene encoding glycine--tRNA ligase subunit alpha yields MLTFQGLILALEKFWADRGCVIQQPYDMEKGAGTMNPATFLRVLGPEPWNVAYVEPSRRPTDGRYGENPNRLQHYYQYQVILKPSPLEVQDIYIESLAAFGIDPLAHDIRFVEDDWESPTLGAWGVGWEVWLDGMEITQFTYFQQAGGIDLKPVSVELTYGIERICMYLQGVESVYDLKWTGDITYGDIHHRSEVEGSIYNFNRSDAAMMFKLFDMYEAEGDALLDSDEPLVLPGYDYCLKCSHIFNMLDARGAISVAERTAYIHRVRNLARKAAAAYLAQREAMGFPLLNKFSESRSER; encoded by the coding sequence ATGCTTACCTTTCAAGGATTGATACTCGCTCTTGAGAAATTCTGGGCCGACAGAGGTTGCGTGATTCAGCAGCCCTATGACATGGAAAAAGGCGCCGGGACAATGAACCCTGCTACGTTCTTGAGGGTGCTGGGGCCGGAGCCGTGGAACGTCGCTTACGTCGAGCCGTCCAGAAGGCCCACGGACGGGCGCTACGGCGAGAATCCCAACAGGCTTCAGCATTACTATCAGTATCAGGTCATTCTCAAGCCTTCTCCTCTGGAAGTGCAGGACATTTACATCGAATCGCTGGCTGCATTCGGGATTGACCCTCTGGCCCATGACATACGGTTTGTCGAGGACGACTGGGAATCGCCCACTCTGGGCGCTTGGGGAGTCGGTTGGGAAGTCTGGCTCGACGGCATGGAGATCACGCAGTTCACCTACTTCCAGCAGGCCGGTGGAATAGATCTGAAGCCGGTTTCAGTTGAACTCACATACGGCATCGAAAGAATCTGCATGTATTTGCAGGGTGTGGAGAGTGTTTACGATCTGAAGTGGACCGGGGATATCACCTACGGAGACATTCATCATCGTTCGGAAGTTGAAGGCTCTATCTACAATTTCAACAGGTCCGACGCAGCAATGATGTTCAAACTTTTTGACATGTACGAGGCTGAAGGTGACGCTCTGCTGGATTCGGATGAACCCCTCGTCCTTCCGGGATACGATTATTGCCTGAAATGTTCCCACATTTTCAATATGTTGGACGCTCGCGGGGCCATCAGTGTCGCGGAACGGACCGCATACATACACAGAGTGCGTAATCTGGCGAGGAAAGCGGCTGCCGCTTACCTGGCCCAGCGCGAAGCTATGGGATTTCCGCTCCTCAATAAATTCTCCGAAAGCAGGTCCGAGCGATGA
- a CDS encoding tetratricopeptide repeat protein, with amino-acid sequence MFQYAAIVLFCLSLIMGQGAAAALAQGDDIQSQTDRAKAALQGGRLDEAIEIFSNLIRKESQADCYFQRALAYDRAHKYGPAIQDLDTAVSMEPNQANYYLKRGILLRRTGEHEAALTDFTKVLELDPTNVSALGNRGRVLFAIGDTAKALEDVQRAIGYNSESAALYLLRGDIYTAAGNYQNAVRDYDRAIQLKADAFAAYNNRGIALANLGKTREAVEDLNRAMEIASSFSSMGQVPGMSGNSW; translated from the coding sequence ATGTTCCAGTACGCGGCTATAGTCCTATTTTGTTTAAGCTTGATTATGGGGCAGGGAGCCGCGGCTGCCCTCGCCCAAGGGGACGACATACAGTCGCAGACCGATAGAGCAAAGGCAGCTCTGCAAGGCGGCCGGCTCGACGAAGCCATAGAAATATTTTCAAACCTCATCCGAAAAGAATCTCAAGCCGATTGCTATTTTCAAAGGGCCCTCGCATATGACAGGGCACACAAATATGGACCGGCGATCCAAGATCTTGATACAGCCGTCTCTATGGAGCCGAACCAAGCAAATTACTATCTGAAAAGAGGAATTCTTCTGCGTCGAACCGGAGAGCATGAGGCAGCTCTCACGGATTTCACGAAGGTCCTGGAGCTTGATCCGACCAATGTGAGTGCTTTGGGGAATAGGGGCAGGGTTTTGTTCGCCATCGGCGACACGGCCAAAGCCCTCGAAGACGTTCAGCGGGCCATCGGGTACAACTCTGAATCAGCTGCCTTGTACCTCCTGAGAGGAGACATTTACACTGCCGCGGGGAATTACCAGAATGCGGTGAGGGACTACGATAGAGCGATCCAGCTGAAAGCCGACGCTTTTGCGGCCTACAACAACCGAGGTATTGCCCTGGCCAATTTGGGAAAGACCAGGGAGGCAGTCGAGGATCTCAACAGAGCCATGGAAATTGCCTCTTCGTTCTCGTCAATGGGACAGGTACCGGGCATGTCCGGCAACTCCTGGTAA
- a CDS encoding PocR ligand-binding domain-containing protein, with protein sequence MTPRDLKTKEEWQEILNRFATETKMTATLTDSTGKQLIGTNSRGPLCAAVRENEKALTFICSQTNTAMLAVIRKILRPELDLCEAGLIRVVVPIVKDGSLIGQVTACGLASDEEEPNSFLVSKELGISEEKAIELSQSIPLGSEEELREICSRLFNELNTK encoded by the coding sequence ATGACCCCACGCGACTTAAAAACCAAAGAAGAATGGCAAGAAATCTTGAACCGATTCGCTACAGAAACCAAGATGACGGCCACCCTGACCGACAGTACGGGCAAGCAATTGATTGGCACGAACAGCAGGGGCCCTTTGTGCGCAGCCGTCAGAGAAAACGAGAAAGCGCTAACATTCATCTGCAGCCAGACCAACACGGCGATGCTGGCTGTCATAAGGAAGATCCTTCGGCCGGAGTTAGATCTCTGTGAAGCAGGTCTGATCCGTGTCGTTGTCCCCATTGTCAAGGATGGCTCATTGATAGGCCAAGTGACGGCGTGCGGACTGGCTTCCGATGAGGAGGAACCTAACTCTTTTCTCGTGAGTAAGGAGCTTGGTATTTCGGAGGAGAAGGCAATTGAACTTTCGCAATCGATCCCGTTAGGTTCTGAGGAGGAACTCCGGGAAATATGCTCACGTCTATTCAATGAACTAAATACCAAATGA
- a CDS encoding respiratory nitrate reductase subunit gamma, producing the protein MTDKIWYVVMVPMVYLAFAWSIIWIAIKIVGILRAPKLPATLRIFPEGLDCEDTSTTGLSGAIWDAFTMPSVRKYKPLLWAFLVIFHVAVVALILAHLDLLPQINIMPAQSEHMLGNGAVGVIITVSLLYLLFRRFRSPVREVSIPADYLLLVLLLAIAVSGDIISWGNSWTDSGFVMTKKDFGLYLESLFKFDFADPRQFLSGSHYSVIGAHVLLVNLLLIYLPFSKIMHVFFAVPLNKLRRG; encoded by the coding sequence ATGACAGATAAGATCTGGTACGTCGTGATGGTTCCCATGGTGTACCTGGCCTTTGCCTGGTCCATCATATGGATTGCGATCAAAATAGTCGGCATTCTGAGAGCCCCCAAACTGCCGGCCACTCTGAGGATTTTCCCCGAAGGCCTAGATTGCGAGGACACTTCGACCACCGGTTTGTCGGGCGCGATATGGGACGCGTTCACCATGCCTTCAGTCCGCAAGTACAAGCCTCTGTTGTGGGCTTTTCTCGTGATATTTCATGTAGCTGTCGTTGCCCTCATTCTGGCGCACCTCGATCTCCTCCCGCAGATCAACATTATGCCCGCGCAATCGGAGCACATGCTGGGAAACGGAGCGGTGGGCGTCATTATCACCGTATCGCTTCTATACCTGCTCTTCCGGAGGTTCCGCAGTCCTGTCCGGGAGGTATCCATCCCCGCGGACTACCTGCTGTTGGTCCTTCTCTTGGCCATCGCCGTAAGTGGTGACATCATCAGTTGGGGCAACTCGTGGACCGACAGCGGATTCGTGATGACCAAGAAAGACTTCGGCCTGTATTTGGAAAGCTTGTTCAAATTCGACTTTGCCGATCCGCGTCAATTCCTGAGCGGATCTCACTATTCGGTCATAGGTGCTCACGTGCTGCTGGTGAATCTTCTTCTGATTTATCTTCCCTTCAGCAAGATCATGCACGTCTTCTTTGCCGTGCCGCTCAACAAACTGAGGAGAGGATGA
- a CDS encoding (Fe-S)-binding protein, with amino-acid sequence MEDAQKQSLLALMAEKLNQSVQMYLDNCTRCGTCIDACHAYASTGDIRYSAVGRAQNIRRLFENYHKITGKIAPWLNEAVELDERWMDRVYETAFTCTGCRRCMTYCPFGIDTQQIQSIAKALLIGADMDPKPLTMKAKAEIAKGENFEATKQKFQKELDKIRGEVSQRWPGSAKGDVVPIDVKGANVLFVSMAEKPSIVPAAGIMNAAGEKWSLSYYEAVNFGAFLGSPTMTQQIYQRIVSEAEELGVKEMVICECGTAYRIMKHVIGKRDFKVITILQLIDRYLKEGRIKLDKSVIEGRITYHDPCQIARNGGIYEEPRNCLKALTDDFVDMSPNRQANWCCGGGGGLVIAQEPEFRMMTSRVKVDQIKATGADIVTTACEMCFAQLKDLNDDFELDLEVKLVSDLVADALVVD; translated from the coding sequence ATGGAAGACGCCCAGAAACAAAGCTTGCTGGCACTCATGGCAGAGAAACTCAATCAATCCGTACAGATGTACCTGGACAACTGCACTCGTTGCGGCACTTGCATTGACGCGTGCCACGCGTACGCGTCCACGGGTGATATCCGTTATTCAGCAGTGGGCAGGGCCCAGAATATCCGTAGGCTGTTTGAGAATTACCACAAAATTACGGGCAAGATCGCTCCGTGGCTCAATGAGGCTGTTGAACTTGACGAAAGATGGATGGACAGGGTCTACGAGACTGCGTTCACCTGTACCGGCTGCCGCCGGTGCATGACGTACTGCCCCTTCGGGATAGATACACAGCAGATCCAGTCCATTGCCAAGGCCCTGCTCATCGGCGCGGACATGGACCCCAAGCCGCTGACCATGAAGGCCAAAGCCGAAATCGCCAAGGGCGAGAACTTCGAGGCCACCAAGCAGAAATTTCAGAAAGAACTGGACAAAATACGCGGAGAGGTCTCCCAAAGATGGCCGGGTTCAGCCAAAGGCGACGTCGTTCCCATAGACGTTAAGGGAGCAAATGTGCTCTTCGTATCAATGGCCGAGAAGCCCTCCATAGTCCCTGCTGCGGGAATAATGAACGCGGCCGGCGAAAAATGGTCGTTGAGCTATTACGAGGCGGTGAACTTCGGCGCGTTTCTCGGAAGCCCCACCATGACCCAGCAGATTTACCAGCGGATAGTTTCCGAAGCAGAGGAGCTTGGCGTCAAGGAAATGGTCATCTGCGAGTGCGGGACAGCCTATCGCATCATGAAGCACGTGATCGGCAAACGAGACTTCAAGGTCATCACCATCCTACAGCTCATAGATCGGTACCTCAAAGAAGGAAGGATAAAGCTGGACAAGTCGGTGATAGAGGGGCGAATAACCTACCATGATCCATGTCAAATCGCCCGCAACGGCGGGATCTACGAGGAGCCCCGCAATTGTCTGAAGGCCCTCACTGACGACTTTGTTGATATGAGCCCGAACCGACAGGCCAACTGGTGTTGCGGCGGCGGAGGCGGACTTGTGATAGCGCAGGAGCCGGAATTCCGCATGATGACCTCCAGGGTCAAAGTGGATCAGATAAAGGCCACTGGAGCTGATATCGTGACGACCGCATGTGAGATGTGCTTCGCTCAGCTCAAAGATCTCAATGATGACTTCGAATTGGATTTGGAGGTAAAACTGGTTTCCGACCTGGTAGCAGACGCGCTTGTGGTAGACTAA